In Zingiber officinale cultivar Zhangliang chromosome 11B, Zo_v1.1, whole genome shotgun sequence, a single window of DNA contains:
- the LOC122035143 gene encoding uncharacterized protein LOC122035143 isoform X1: protein MASPPEDTTTSTPRRTISREMKRKRKGTGDGKSSSMPLREEEQKHHKSETTETADFFEGSCTKKSRKTKNEKAKTCKWDLEQEVESESCLPGQRYKTLDQREPFRIFLETLYQKLPEDELPALWMMEWGLLPYDEAKKAYERNLSKKLCKMESENNEVEDTRSSSLSEKNMDFASRTVSKTKKQKTRNNSPDGAVSEPSSGRNKQKKKKHKVRD from the exons ATGGCTTCGCCGCCGGAGGATACGACAACGTCGACTCCTCGTCGGACGATCTCCCGGGAAATGAAG CGAAAAAGAAAGGGGACAGGAGATGGGAAGAGTAGCAGCATGCCACTTCGAGAAGAAGAACAAAAACACCACAAATCTGAGACTACTGAG ACTGCTGATTTCTTCGAGGGTAGTTGCACCAAAAAAAGCAGGAAGACAAAGAACGAAAAGGCGAAGACTTGTAAATGGGATTTGGAGCAAGAAGTAGAGAGTGAATCTTGTTTGCCAGGGCAGAGATATAAAACCCTGGATCAG AGAGAGCCGTTTAGGATATTCCTTGAGACGCTCTACCAGAAGCTTCCGGAGGATGAATTGCCTGCATTGTG GATGATGGAGTGGGGTTTACTTCCTTATGACGAAGCAAAGAAGGCTTATGAAAGAAATCTCAGTAAGAAACTGTGCAAGATGGAGTCTGAAAACAATGAGGTTGAAGATACAAGATCATCAAGTTTGTCAGAGAAAAACATGGATTTTGCATCCAGAACTGTGTCGAAGACCAAGAAACAAAAGACCCGCAACAACTCCCCTGATGGTGCCGTTTCAGAACCCAGCTCAGGAAGAAAcaagcagaagaagaaaaaacataaGGTTCGAGATTAA
- the LOC122035143 gene encoding uncharacterized protein LOC122035143 isoform X2: protein MGRVAACHFEKKNKNTTNLRLLSCTKKSRKTKNEKAKTCKWDLEQEVESESCLPGQRYKTLDQREPFRIFLETLYQKLPEDELPALWMMEWGLLPYDEAKKAYERNLSKKLCKMESENNEVEDTRSSSLSEKNMDFASRTVSKTKKQKTRNNSPDGAVSEPSSGRNKQKKKKHKVRD from the exons ATGGGAAGAGTAGCAGCATGCCACTTCGAGAAGAAGAACAAAAACACCACAAATCTGAGACTACTGAG TTGCACCAAAAAAAGCAGGAAGACAAAGAACGAAAAGGCGAAGACTTGTAAATGGGATTTGGAGCAAGAAGTAGAGAGTGAATCTTGTTTGCCAGGGCAGAGATATAAAACCCTGGATCAG AGAGAGCCGTTTAGGATATTCCTTGAGACGCTCTACCAGAAGCTTCCGGAGGATGAATTGCCTGCATTGTG GATGATGGAGTGGGGTTTACTTCCTTATGACGAAGCAAAGAAGGCTTATGAAAGAAATCTCAGTAAGAAACTGTGCAAGATGGAGTCTGAAAACAATGAGGTTGAAGATACAAGATCATCAAGTTTGTCAGAGAAAAACATGGATTTTGCATCCAGAACTGTGTCGAAGACCAAGAAACAAAAGACCCGCAACAACTCCCCTGATGGTGCCGTTTCAGAACCCAGCTCAGGAAGAAAcaagcagaagaagaaaaaacataaGGTTCGAGATTAA